The following proteins are encoded in a genomic region of Streptococcus equi subsp. equi:
- the rpoZ gene encoding DNA-directed RNA polymerase subunit omega — protein sequence MMLKPSIDTLLDKVPSKYSLVILQAKRAHELEAGAAPTQSFKSVKSTLQALEEIESGNVVIHPDPAAKRAAVRARIEAERLAREEEERKIKEQIAKEKEEEGEKI from the coding sequence ATGATGTTAAAACCTTCAATTGATACTTTATTAGATAAAGTCCCATCAAAATATTCACTTGTTATTTTACAGGCCAAGCGTGCTCATGAATTAGAAGCAGGTGCTGCACCGACACAGTCCTTTAAGTCTGTCAAATCAACACTTCAGGCACTAGAGGAGATTGAGTCAGGCAATGTTGTGATTCACCCGGATCCTGCTGCTAAGCGTGCGGCTGTTCGTGCAAGGATTGAGGCAGAGCGTTTAGCAAGAGAAGAAGAAGAGCGTAAAATAAAAGAGCAGATTGCAAAAGAAAAAGAAGAAGAGGGAGAAAAAATCTAA